The stretch of DNA AGATAATAAACATTCCAAGGAAAACAGTTGCGTAAAGCAGTTTCTTCGACTTGATTAATAGGTCGAACAGGTGATATTTTTTGAGGAGGCTCAGGTGTAGTTGAATTGAGTTCGGAATCCAAATTTTCGTGAGCAGTTTCTTCTTTTGGTCTACCTCTCTGAATCAGCCAGCCATATAAAATTGGACAAGCAACAAAAGGTATAACTACTAAAACAATCGGGATCGGTTGATTCTCGCCAGCAAAATAAGTCCAAGCAGTCCAAATAAAGGCAGGAAACATCATGACTAGCCAACATAACCAGACTGGTGTTGTAGTAATATTTTTTACATTCCGTTGAACGAGAAAGTAAGTGATTAAACTCAGTACAATTAAAATTACAATTAACCAAAGTTTCATTTCAGTTATTCCGAACTGCTGCTGGAGACTATAGCGTTTAAGATTTCAAATCGAGGTAACGTTTTACCAATTTTCAATACAGATTCCTAAGTACCACAATTTTAGAATGCCCGAAAATCCTAGAGAAATTACTTTATCTACTACAACCACTGTTAAAACTCCCCGCTCTGTTTTGCCAGGAGTATTTGCTTTTTCACCTAATCGGGATACTTTAGGAGCTACTGCCTATTTTATTGTAGATAAAACTGGCAATATTCTCTTGGATTGTCCCACTTGGAACGAAATCAATCAAGAGTTTATTTTAACGCATGGTGGAGTTAGCTGGCTGGTTATCTCTCACAGAGGAGGCATTGGCAAAGGAGTTGGTCAAATCCAACAGGCATTAAATTGTGAAGTAATAATTCAAGAACAAGAGGCTTATTTATTACCAGAAATTAAAATTCAGTCTTTTGCCACAAATCTCAATTTAAGTCCTAGCTTTGAGTTAATTTGGACTCCTGGACATTCTCCTGGTTCAACTTGTCTTTATTGGCAAGAAAATCAGGGAGTATTGTTTTCTGGAAGACATTTATTACCAGATGCAACTGGAGCAATTGTACCTCTACGTACAGCTAAAACCTTTCATTGGTGGAGACAGTTAAAAAGTATCCAAACCTTACGCGATCGCTTTTCTTCAGATAATCTTAATTATATCTGTCCTGGTGCTAATACGGGATTTTTGCGAGGCAAAGGTTTCGTAGATCATGCTTATCAGCGTTTAACTGAATTGGATTTAGTAGCTTTAAAATCTGTAACAACTTGGGATAACACTTAATTAAATTAATTATTTGCGAGCAATCATATTCTTGTTTAGGATCAGCCTAAATTCTTAAGATAGTTAAACAACTATCTATTTTTCTTGCCTCACTCGTCTATGTCATCAACCAATCTAGAAACCCCCAACACAGAAACAGACCAAGACGCTTATTTAGATGAACTGCCTGATGAAGTAGAAATGTCTCTCTTCGATCATCTTGAAGAGTTAAGAATGCGCATTTTCTACGCTCTCATTGCGGTGGCAGTAGGCGCAATTGGCTGTTTTATTTTTGTTAAACCTATCGTTCAACTTTTAGAAGTTCCTGCTCAAGGAGTGAAATTTCTGCAACTAGCTCCAGGTGAATTCTTTTTTGTCTCGATTAAAGTTGCTGGTTACACTGGTATCCTCGTCTCAAGTCCTTTTATTCTTTATCAGATTATTCAATTTGTTTTACCAGGTTTGACTCGTCGCGAACGTCGTTTACTTGGTCCTGTGGTTTTTGGTTCAAGTATCCTCTTTTTTGCGGGATTGGGTTTTGCTTATATCGCTTTAATTCCTGCTGCACTGAACTTTTTCATCAATTATGGCGGGGATGTGGTCGAACAAGCTTGGTCAATTGACCGCTATTTTGAATTCGTTTTGTTATTGATGTTTAGTACTGGTTTAGCCTTTCAAATTCCTATTATTCAATTAATTTTAGGATTTTTAGGCATTGTTTCTGCCAAACAGATGCTGGCTGGCTGGCGTTTGGTAGTTTTAGGTGCAGTGGTAATGGGAGCAGTTTTGACTCCTTCTACAGATCCACTAACCCAGTCTCTTTTAGCTGGCGCAGTTTTAGGGCTTTATTTTAGTGGCATTGGTTTGGTGAAATTAATTGGCAAATAAAATGAATCAACTAAAACCACTCCAAATCCGAGAACATCGCTTTAATTGGGGAGAAAAAACCTATTTGATGGGAATTCTTAATGTTACTCCCGATAGTTTTAGTGATGGAGGACAATTTAATAATTTAGAATCTGCGCTGACTCAAGCACAACAAATGATTGCCCAAGGCGCAGATCTGATTGATATTGGCGGTCAATCTACCCGTCCAGGTGCAGAAGAAATTACTTTAGATCAAGAATTAAATCGAGTTATTCCTGTTATTAAACAACTGCGTCAAATAACTTCTATTCCTATTTCCATTGACACTACCAGAGCAGCCGTAGCTCAAGTAGCCATTACAGCAGGCGCAGATCTGGTTAATGATATTTCTGGCGGTACTTTTGATCGAGAAATGTTTGCTACTGTAGCTCAGTTAAACGTTCCCATTATTTTGATGCATCTGCGGGGAACTCCTAAAACTATGCAGCAGTTAACCGATTATCAAGATTTACTCGGAGAAATGTCCAGGTTTCTTGACAATCAAATCGATAAAGCGATCGCAGCAGGAATATCTCATACTCAAATCATTATCGATCCTGGAATTGGTTTTGCCAAAACTTATGCTCAAAATATCAAAATATTACAAAACTTATCCCAATTTCAAACTTTAAATGTACCAATTTTAGTAGGAGTTTCTCGTAAAAGTTTTATTGGTCATATTCTTAACCAAAAAAATCCTCAAGCAAGAGTATGGGGAACTGCTACTGCTTGTTGTGCTGCCATTGCCCAAGGTGCAGATATTTTGAGGGTTCACGATGTAGCTGAAATGTACGATGTTTGTCGTGTTGCTGACCAAATTTGGCGGAATTAAATAAGCTGTTACCCA from Stanieria cyanosphaera PCC 7437 encodes:
- the folP gene encoding dihydropteroate synthase; its protein translation is MNQLKPLQIREHRFNWGEKTYLMGILNVTPDSFSDGGQFNNLESALTQAQQMIAQGADLIDIGGQSTRPGAEEITLDQELNRVIPVIKQLRQITSIPISIDTTRAAVAQVAITAGADLVNDISGGTFDREMFATVAQLNVPIILMHLRGTPKTMQQLTDYQDLLGEMSRFLDNQIDKAIAAGISHTQIIIDPGIGFAKTYAQNIKILQNLSQFQTLNVPILVGVSRKSFIGHILNQKNPQARVWGTATACCAAIAQGADILRVHDVAEMYDVCRVADQIWRN
- a CDS encoding MBL fold metallo-hydrolase, translated to MPENPREITLSTTTTVKTPRSVLPGVFAFSPNRDTLGATAYFIVDKTGNILLDCPTWNEINQEFILTHGGVSWLVISHRGGIGKGVGQIQQALNCEVIIQEQEAYLLPEIKIQSFATNLNLSPSFELIWTPGHSPGSTCLYWQENQGVLFSGRHLLPDATGAIVPLRTAKTFHWWRQLKSIQTLRDRFSSDNLNYICPGANTGFLRGKGFVDHAYQRLTELDLVALKSVTTWDNT
- the tatC gene encoding twin-arginine translocase subunit TatC, with translation MSSTNLETPNTETDQDAYLDELPDEVEMSLFDHLEELRMRIFYALIAVAVGAIGCFIFVKPIVQLLEVPAQGVKFLQLAPGEFFFVSIKVAGYTGILVSSPFILYQIIQFVLPGLTRRERRLLGPVVFGSSILFFAGLGFAYIALIPAALNFFINYGGDVVEQAWSIDRYFEFVLLLMFSTGLAFQIPIIQLILGFLGIVSAKQMLAGWRLVVLGAVVMGAVLTPSTDPLTQSLLAGAVLGLYFSGIGLVKLIGK